Genomic window (Candidatus Krumholzibacteriota bacterium):
TGAGAGCTCCCTTTCCCGGGCCTATCTCGAAGACAGGTACAGGTCCACCCTGCATCACCGCGCCGACTATCCGGCCGATAACCGCTTTTGAGATCAGAAAATTCTGACCGAGGCTTTTCCTTGGCCTCTGACCTGACTTTTCTATCAATCCTTGCCTCCGGCTAGATCGAAAATATTTCTGTTTTCCCAGGGGAATCGCGTCGGAGCCTTTCCACGCTCAGCGGAAGGCTTATTCGCCTCTCGTTCCGCAACGCGGGCAGAAACCCTCGTTCGCCTTATATTCGATGTTGCATACAGGACAGAAAAACGAGGAGTCGAGATGTTTTTCTATCACTTTCTGCGCTTTTTCCCATTCTTCCGCCTGTACGAGTAATATCATACCAGAAGGATCGAGCGATTTCAATAAAAGAGACTTTATCCCGTTTTCACGAAGGATCTTTTCGCGATGCCCGGCAATGAAACCGCGCCTGAAAAACCCTATTCCCTGCCACTTAACTCTGCCGGCCTCCTCGAAGTGCCTGTCGCAGACCGCTACTCCATCGATCAAAAAATCAACGCTGTCGGTCTCTTCTCCGCATATCGCGCATCGCCTCGTCTTATTCACCCCTGATATCCTGTCCTGCCGCTCCCGATCCATTCCTGGATCAGAATATTCCCGAAGCGGGAGCTATGTGGTATTTTCGAATTTTAAACTCCGCGCCCTTTATCTTTCCGACCAGTTTTCGCGCTTCCCCGATATCTACCCCCGGGTAATCAAGGACCGTCACGATAGTATCAATCCTTGAAGCAGCCGCCTTTCGAATAAAATCAAGGACCGCGTCGAAGGCTTTTCCACCGGCGTCGGGCCTGCAGAGCCTCAGATACGAATCCCTGTCGGGAGCATTGAGGCTTATCGATACCGACGAGAAACTCTCTTCAAGTTCGGGGATTATATCGCGCCGGTTTATCATGTTTCCCTGCCCGTTCGTATTGAGCCTGACCGGAAGACCGGCCCTTTTCACCATGCTTGCGACCTCCACGATCTCCTTCACTCTCGTCGCAGGTTCCCCGTAACCGCAGAAGACGATCTCTTTGAATTTTCCTTCGTCAAGATACTTCCCCGCTGCCGCTGTCATATCCGCGGGCGAAGGATCGACGGCGAGATCGAGGTTGTAACCGTATAGTGTCTTCCCCGGCTGTTCGCGTGAGCAGAAGAGACAGCTGTTCGTGCAGCTTGAAGTTGGATTTATATAGAGCCTGTCGCCGATCGAATACGCCACGCTTGCAGGCAGATCTCGCTCTCCATGCATCAGTCTGCGATAGTTCACCTCCGCGGCCCGTTCGATGTCGGAGACCCCCACGCTCCTGAGCCCGGCGAATTTTTCGGCGATGATCTTTACGTAGGCCGGTTCGTTCCTTTTTCCCCTGTACGGGACGGGCGTAAGGTAGGGACAATCCGTTTCGAGGACGAATCCAGAGGAAGGGAGCCTCTCGACGATATCGGGAAGCTTCGAATTCTTGTACGTCAGCGGTCCGCCTATTCCCACAATAAACCCGAGTTCAAGTATCTTTGCCAGTTCGTCAGGCCCTCCCGAGAACGCGTGGAATATCCCACCCGCTCGCGAAGCGCCCTCTTCCTCAAGTATCCTTACAAGATCCTCGAAAGCGTCCCTGCAATGGATGACTATCGGTTTCGAAAACCGCAGCGCCAGCCCGATCTGCCTTCTCAACACATCCTGCTGGACATCTCTCGGGGAAAGGTCCCTGTAGTAATCGAGGCCGATCTCCCCCACGGCGAGGACTTTCTTTTTGAGAAGAAGAGGTTTGATCTTTTCCTCGAGAGAGGGAGACCAGTCGGTCGCGTGATGAGGATGTATGCCCGCGGCAGCGTATATTCCCGGATATTTTTCCGCCAGCGCGATCGTGGCGTCGATAGAGGAAGGATCATATCCAACGTTGAGGATCTCCCCTATCCCGGCCTTCCCGGCTCTTTCCATCACTTCACCGAAGTCGTCCCTGAACTCGGACATATTGAGATGAGCGTGAGAATCAATCAGCATATCTCTGTCAATCCTTGAAAATATCTTCCGGATCTTCCTGTATTCTCGGAAAAAGAGGGGAGGGCTGACTTATCTTTACCGCCGCGCAGCTTTTCGGAGGAAGATCGTCCAGCGAAAGGCCATCCTGACCGAGCTGCCCTGACAGCTCTTTCATGCGCTCCGGCATAAAGGGGGAAAGGACGACGGCCGAGCTCCTGAGCACGGCAAGCAGTTCCCTGAAAACCGCTTTCAACTCCTCCTTTTTTGATTCGTCTTTCGCCAGAACCCATGGGCTTTTTTCCTCTATATACCTGTTCGCTCTCTGTATGACAGTCCAGAAAGCCCCTAGCGCCCTGGAGAATTCAAGGTTTTCCATATTCTCCCGGTATCCATCGAGAGCGGTGGCAAGATCTTCGTAAAGATCGTTGCGCGAATCGAAAGGCGCCTCGTCGATATTCCCGCCAAGATATTTCGAGATCATCGCGAGGGTCCTGCTGGAAAGATTCCCGAGTTCGTTCGCCAGGTCGGCATTATATCTGTTTACCAAAATATCGACAGATATATCCCCGTCCTTGTCGAACGGGACTTCCCTCATGAGAAGATACCGGAGAGGATCAGCTCCGAAGACTGCCGCCATCTTTGCCGGATCCAGAATATTTCCCCGCGATTTGCTCATCTTCTCCCCGGCGAGCGATATGAATCCGTGAGCAAAGACGCTTTTCGGCAGTTCTACTCCCGCGGCCATAAGCATCGAGGGCCATATTACGCAGTGGAACCTTGTTATATCCTTGCCGATCACATGAAAATCGGCGGGCCAGTACTTTTCGAATGCGCCGCTTTCTTCCCCGCCGTAATCGAGAGCTGAGATATAGTTGGTCAGAGCGTCGAACCATACATAGACGACATGACCGGGATCGATCGGGAGAGGGATCCCCCACGCTACTCCCGCTCTTGATATCGAGACGTCATGAAGTCCGCTCTTTATCACGTTAAGCACTTCGTTCGCCCTCGTCTTCGGCCTGATGAAACCTGGATTCTTCTCGATATGATCGAGAAGCGGTTTCTCGAATTTAGACAGGGCGAAGAAATAGTTCTCCTCGCTGATACTTTTCGGCGCCTGCTTGTGGCTGGGGCATAGCCCGTCGACCAGGTCTTTCTCGCTGATGAATTCCTCGCACGATTCGCAGTAGAGTCCTTCGTATTTTCCCTTATAGATATATCCATTCTCGTGGATCCTGGTGAACAGGCAGCTGACTGCCTTTTCGTGCCGCTTCTCCGTCGTATGTATGAAATCGTCGTACGAGATATTCAGTTTTTTCCAGGTCCCGGTGAATTCTTCCGACATGATCCTGCAATAATCGAGCGGTTCCATATCTCTTTTTCGAGCTTCGCGTTCGACATTTGTGCTGTGCTCGTCGTTGCCCATCACAAAATGCGTCTCGAACCCGCAGAGCCTTTTGTACCTTGCCATACAATCGGCCCCGATCTTTTCATACGCCGTCCCAAGGTGGGGTTTCTGGTTCACGTAGTCGATCGCAGTCGTGATATAGAACCTCTTTTTACTCATCCTTCTCCCGATCGTCATTCGTCAAGATCTTCATCCTTGAATTTCTTGAGCAGTTCTTCCTCGTCAATGATCTCATCCTCGGGTTCTTCCTCGATCTCGCATATCCCGAGTTCTTCCCTGAATTTATCAAGAGATATCTCTATCGTATTGGCATCCTCGTCAGTAAGAGAGATCGTCTCGTTGAACAGGTTGATCTTGTCCAGCCTGTGTCTCGATCCGAAACATTTTATCTTGCTCCCGACTTTCGGGATGTCCTTCATCAGTTCCATATAATCAGACAGTTCGTACGCGAGGCAGCACATGAGCCTCCCGCAGGCGCCGGATATCTTTGCCGGTGTCAGCGGCAGGTTCTGATCTTTCGCCATTTTGAGCGTCACCGGTTCGAAGTCCTTGAGAAAAGTCGAGCAGCACAGCCTGCGGCCGCACATCCCCATGCCGTCGAATCTTCGCGCTTCGTCCCTTACGCCGATCTGCCGCAGATCGATCCTCGTCCTGAAAACAGAGGCGAGGTCCTTGACGAGTTCCCTGAAATCGATCCTGCCGTCCGAAGTAAAGTAGAAGGTGATCTTGTTTCCGTCGAACTGGTACTCAACGTCGACGAGTTTCATGTCGAGTTTATGGCTTTCCGCTTTTTCCTGGCATATCGAGAGAGCTTCCTTTTCCTTCTCCCTCACCTCTTTCATCATCTCGAGATCTTTATCGGTAGCGTGCCGGACGACTTCTTTCGCGTTTACCGGGATATCCCTGGCATGTACCTGCGCGAGCGAGATTATAAGACCCATATCTTCACCGCGGTCAGCCTGAACTATGCAATAGTTACCTTTTCTGAGATAAAGGGCTCTTGAGTTTTTGAAATATTCTTTTCTTTGAGCTTTGAACTGGATCTCTACGATTTCCATGAGAGCATCTCACCCCAGTCGATGTTATTGTTGAAAAGGGCAGCAGCAATCTGCTTTCTGTCCCTTCATCACCTGCTTTACGGTGTAAAAGGAATCTAATACCACTTCCCTGCCAAATCAAGGAGGAGTTGGTCCCACATAAGTTCGACGTCGATGTTCCTTCTCAATCCCTGCGAGGCCAGATTCACTTTTCTGATGTCGGCACTGATATCCCTTCCCGCGGCAATATCGATCAAGTCTTTTCCCAATTCCTTCCCCAGCGCCACTGCTTCGCGCGGCGGAAGAGCCCCGGCGTTGAAAAGCAGTACCTGCCGCAGAAGGGATGTCATTTCTTTCAGAAGCGCGGCGGTTTCTTCGCGCGTATATTCATCGGCCATGACCTCCGCCTCGCCAGGAATCTGGCGCGCCTTGCCTTCAATGACGAGCTTCAGCGCCTGGACGGCGTCATTTCGAAGCCTCAGAAACCTTTCGTCAAGAAAATCAGTCCCCCGGCGAAGATTTCCACCAGCCCGCAGAGCCAGTTCTCCCGCCTCTTTCTTTTCGACAGAATAGAATTTTTCAAGAAACTTCGCCGTCGTGCTCTCCGGAAGGTGATCGAATCTGATCTCCTGGCACCTGGAAAGGATCGTCGGAAGAAGCCGTTCGGGAAATTCGGTCACCAGAATAAGAACGGCCGACGAAGGAGGCTCTTCCAGAAGCTTGAGAAAAGCATTTTGCGCCTCGATTGTCGCCATGTGCGCCTCAAAAAGTATTACCGGAGAATATTTTCCCTCGAAAGGATGTTTCGACAGCGTCTCGACAAGCATCCTTATAATATCGATCCCGATGCTCCTCGCCTTGCTTCCGAACTCTCCCTTTTCGAAAAAATTCTCCCTTCTGCTTTCGATGATCACCGGAAGGGTCTTCTCGACCGGTCCGGACGGAAGCGGATAGACAAGATGGAGATCGGGATACTCCAGCCTTCCCGCTTTCAGGCATGCCGGGCATCTTTCTGCGGGGCACCTGTCCGGCGCGAGGCAGTTGAGTCTCGACGCGAGGGAAAAGGCGGCAAGTTCTTTTCCGGAACCTTCCGGTCCGGTAAAGAGAAGCGAAGACGGGATCTTTCCCGTCTCAAGCATCGTTGATATTATCTCCGCCTGCCTTTGCTGACCTTTCGCGATCAGCGAAGCTGCACCAAGGATATCGATCACTTTCCCCCTTTCTCAAGCCATTCTCCCGGATCAAGCGCCTTTTTTGATTTTCTTATCTCGAAATGCAGCGCGCTTTTCGCCACATCTCCCGGTCCGAGAGTCTCGGCGATCAACCCTCCCCTCTCGACCTGCGTCCCCTGTCTGGCGAAGATCTCGGCTATATGCGCGTAAAGAGTATAATAGCCGTCGCCGTGATTTAGTATTATGCAGTTTCCATATCCGGGCAGGACACCTGAAAAATCCACACGCCCCCTTCCGACCGCCAGGACCGGCTCACCCGGCCTTGTCTCAATGTCTATCCCGGTATTATAGGTGACCGTCCCGAATTCAGGATGCTTGAACCTGCCGAACCTCTTTACAATATTTCCCGTTACCGGCCTGCTCAACCTGCCCTTTAACGAGGCAAAATCCTTTTCCCCGTATTCCCCCCATGCCTGGGCCTGTTCGATCCTTGCCTTTTCAAGTTCCTCTATGAAATTCTGCATCTTCTTCTCGGCTTCGGCAAGCTCGGCGACTTTTTTCTCGTATCCCTTTTTGTCAGATTGTATTTTCCCGACGATATCTTTCTGTTTTTTCTCATTCTGTCTCAGTTTCCCGAGTTCTTCCCTTTTTTCTTTGCTGGATATCGAGACTTCAAAAAGGACCTGGGTAATCTGCGATTCCTGCTCCCTGATCTCTTCCCTGCGTTTCCTGACGTCCTCGACCAGGTCGGCATCCCTTTCGGCGATCAGCGAGATAAATTTATATCTTTGAAGCAGATCGGCAAAATTCTCCGCTTCGAGGATCTCCGCCCACGTGTGCCTCGGCCCGTTTTTATATATCTCTCTCAACCGCCTGGAAAGGACTTCCCGCCTTTGCCAGTATATCTGTTCGTTCATTTCGAGGTCGACCCTGAGGCTTTCCGAGCTTTCTTCAAGCATCGCCTTTTTCTCTTCGAGCCCATCGAGGAGCTTACCGGTCAGCGCGGCTTCTTCCCTGAGTTTTTTCAGATATTCCGATTCGTTTTTTTCCCGTTTCTCAAGATCTTTTATCTTCTTTCTCTGCTGTTCGATCTGGCTGCGAAGGTCCTGCAATTCGTTTTCTTTCTTTGTTATCTTTCCACTCAGATCGTTTTCCTGGGCGTGCCCCGGCTCCACGAGAAGCGCCGCCGCGAGTGCAAGGTGGCAGATGATTATTTTTGCAAGGTATCTCATTAGACTATAGAACGGTTTATGATCTTAAAAATCTCCTCAGGGCGGCATAACTTCCTACCGCGCCGAGCAGGGCGCAGAGAAAGACGAAGAGCGCTATAGCGTCCAGTCGAATAAAGACGAGGTCATGGATATATCGACTGGCAAACGCGTGGATGACTCCGAGCAGCCCCACGGCCAGGATCGAAGATACGATTCCCTGCAAAGCCCCCTCTATTATGAAGGGGATCTCAATATATCTGTTTGTCGCCCCGACGAGCTTGAGGATATCTATCGTTGCCCTGCTGTTGAATATCGTCAACCTGACAGTATTCGAAATCACGAATATCACGGAAAGAAAGACTATAAGGCCAAGGACAAGGTCTATTATGTAAAAGCTTCTCACCAGCCTCTCGCCCTTTTCGAACCACCGCTTTCCGAACCTTACTTCTTCGACTCCTTCCCAGGCGGCGATCCTTCCGGCAATCGCGTCCATCATACCACTACTTACATACCCTTCCTTCAGCTTGAGCCTGTATGCGTCAGGCAGCGGGTTGGAGTCAAGGGCATCGAGAAGCTCGTTCCCTTCTCCGAGAGTCTCCCGAAAATCTACGAGCGCTTCCTCCCTGGAGATAAAGACGACTTCCTCGACGCCTGTCTCCGATAACAATTTCACCTGGATCTCCCTGGACCGTTCTTCGTCAAGACCCTCGTCGAGATAAACGTACATCCTCGTCTCTTTGCTTGTTTTGTCTATGAAACCGGCGATATTGAGGGTCACCATCAGAAAAACGACCAGTATCAGCAGAGACAGCCCCATGATGATCACTGAGATCAGATTCGCAGTCTTGCGTCTCCAGAGCATGCTGACTGATTCGTCGAGTATGTACCTGAATTCGTTTATCTTCATTCTTCGTCCCCGCCGGTTATTTCATGCCCCGAAAGTCTTTCGGCGCTTTCGCTGACGCTTGATTCGTCTATCCTGTCTCTGATGTCACCTATATAGATTTTTTCGCTGTCCCTTACTATCGTGCCGTTTTCAAGATATATGATCCTCTGTCCGAAACTTCTGACAAGGTTTATGTCATGAGTAGCCATCAGGACGGCAGTGCCGCCGGCATTTATTTTAAACAGAAGCTCAAGTATATTCTTTGTCGCGACAGGATCGAGATTTCCGGTCGGTTCGTCGGCGAGAAGGATCGACGGTCTGTTCGCCACGGCCCTTGCTATCGCCACTCGCTGCTGTTCTCCACCGGATAGAGTCCGGGGATATTCGTACCGTTTGTGATAAAGTCCTACCCGCGTGAGAATGTCAGTCATCTGGCGCTTGATCTCACCCATCCGCAGACCTGTCACCTTCATCGCCAGCGCTATATTCTCAAAGACCGTGCGATCGTCCAGGAGCCGGAAATCCTGAAAGATGATCCCCATTCTTCGTCGAAGGTCCGGGATTGTCTTTCTTTTCATCCTCGATGAGACGTACGGGCCAACGACGACTTCTCCCGAGGCGGGAATATCATCCATATACAGCATCTTCAGGAGTGTGCTCTTTCCGGCGCCGCTCGGACCGACAAGAAAGACGATCTCTCCATTCGAGATCTGGAGATTGACGTCTGTCAGGCTGAAATGCCTGCCCAGATCCTTTGAAAGGTGATAGACCCCCGCGATTATCCTTTTTTCCTGCGTCATCCCGATATCAGACCCCTGTTTTTTCCTTCCTCTTCGAGAGACACTGCTCGGCAAGAGTGAGAGCCGCTTCGAGGCTTCCGGTCGAGGCGACAGACTTTCCCGCGATATCGTAGGCTGTTCCGTGACAGACCGAAGTCCTGATAATCGGAAGCCCTATCGTCATATTAACTCCGCCGGTGAATCCGTTGATCTTGAAAGGTATCATGCCCTGATCATGATAAAGGGCGATAAAAGCGTCTGCTTTTTTATTCTCCCGGGAACAGAAAAGAGTGTCGGCGGGGACGGGGCCGTCCGCGTCTATCCCTTCGGCCCTTAACTTTTCAATGGCAGGCGCTATTATATCGATCTCTTCCCTTCCGTTTATCCCTCCATCGCCGGCATGCGGATTGAGCGCGGCGACCCTGATCACGGGGGCCTTAATCCCGAAATCCCTGACAAGGGAATCCCTCGTGACCCTCACTCCCGTAATTATGAGATCTTCCGTTATCTGAGCGGAGACGCCGGCGAGAGGAATATCTCTCGTCAATATCAGTATCCTCAGCTTTCCCGAGACCATCAGCATCTGGCAATCGGGCGCGTCCATCAATTCCGACAACATCGCCGTATGGCCGTTATAATGATAGCCCCCGAGATGAAGCGCTTCTTTCGATGCCGGACCCGTCACTATCCCATCGATGAGTCCCTGTTTCGCCATATTTATCGCCAGTTCGACCGAACGGCCCGAGATCAGGCCGCTTTCAGCGGAGGGACATCCCTGTTCGACGTCAAGACCCCCGGTAAGATCGATGAACGCGGGAAATGCCACCGGTCTCTTTCCCGAAAGAGCCTCTTCCGCCGTAACCGCCTCTGCCGCGACCGACACTTCCTCTCCGAGTTCCTTGTTCATCGGCCCGAGACTACCTATGATCCATAGATCCGATCGGTCCAGCCGGCCCCTTCCGAGTAATGTCGTGACGATCTCGGGACCTATTCCCGCCGGGTCGCCGATCGTGAGCGCGATCCTCCGCCTTGTCTCACGCATTCCAGCCTCCACTGTCTCCTTCAAGAGGAGTCTCCCGGATGACTCTGAAGTATTCCGCTCTGTCCTTCCTTGAAATCTGCCCGGTGGGGATCCGCGTAAGTTCGATCACCGTCAGCCGTTCAGGAAACCTTATTTCCACTCTGTCTCCGATCGAGACGATGCTGGAAGGTTTTACGGCCCTTCCATTGAGCTTTATGCTCCCCGCTTCGCATCCTTTTCTCGCAAGGGTGCGCGTCTTGATCAGACATAGCGCTTTGAGCAGCAGGTCGATCCTCATCGCTCCTCTTCGCTCTTTATGTCGACGTGATATATTTCCTTGAGGTTCGCCACGTAATCCTCGAACGTCTTCATAAAGCTCTCTCTCTGGATCAGATCCCTTATCCTTTCTCTCGCTTCATCAAGGTTGAACGGCCTCTCTTCGGTCCATCCATTGACCTTGATGATCCTGAAACCCTTTTCCTCCTCGACCAGAGGGGCTATCTCCCCCGCTTTCAGCCCCTGGATCGATTCAAGAAAAAACGCGGGAAGCCTGTTCACGGCGATCTCTCCTATATTTCCGCCGTCTTCTTTCGTACTCCAGTCTTCAGAGTAGAGCCTTGCCATCTCGGCAAAATCGGCGCCATTGATGATATCCTCCCTGATCTTTTCCGCCATGGCACGCGTCGCGTCGACATCGGTATCTATCTTGATCAGTATATGCCGCAATTTTATTTCATCGCCGCTGACCTCTTCCAGTTTTATCAGGTGAATTCCATGCTCTGTCATCACGGGACCGCTGACCTCGGAGACTGTCAATTTCCGGACCGCTTCCTCGAACCGGGGATTGTCGAGATCCTCGAGTTTTAAAAACCCCAGGCTTCCACCGTATTTGGCGCTTGGCCCCTCGGAAAATGATTTTGCCGTTTCAGCGAAATCGGCTCCTTCCTCAAGCCTTTTCTGTATTTCCGCGATCTTCGCCATCGCGGCTTCCTCCGCGCTTTTCTCGGCCTTCATATAGATAAGTATCTGGGCAAGAGAGACCGTTCCGGGGCGCTTCTCGAACTCGTTATAATGCTCCCTGTAATATTTCCGGATGTCATCTTCCGTCACTTTTTCATTCATCAGCCCTTCACGGTATTTCAGGCTTTCTATCAACGCATTCGCCCTGATCTTCTCCCTCCACTGGGATTCAAGCTGTTCAAGGGTGATGCCCGCCTTCGCCAGTTCGACATCAAGCGCGTCTCTGCCGCCTATCGCTCGAATATTCTCGTTAAGTATCCGGTCGACCTCGGACTCAATCCTCTCCTCAGCCACTTCGATCCCCAGCTTTTCGGCGTGCACGACCAGAAGAAGATGTGACACCAGTCCGTCAAGGATCTCCTCCCTTTTCTGTTTTTCCTCGGAAGCCGGCAGGCTTGTCTTCTGAAGCTGCATGAGCAGCTGCTGGTATTCCATCTCTATGTCACTTGCAAGCAAAGCCCTGTCCTGGACTATAGCGACGACCCTGTCGATGACTTCCCGATCTTTTTCTTCCCCTTCGGCCGGCAATGACAACGCGGCTGACAACGCAACGAAAAATGCCGCGAAAACGACTCTCTTCAATCCCTTCACAACTGTTCCTCCCTTTCCGGAACCGTGTCTCCGCTCACCGGATTTTCAGCCGGGACATCTGCCAGCGGCACGTAATTCTTTTCGAAATATTCTATGTCGGTTGAATTTCTCAACGCCCCGGTGAACTCCTTGAATGCTTTTTCCCGTTTCTCCATGATCAGCCGGCTCATGATCCCTCCCCTGATCTCATCGAGGGAGACTTTCACCCGGGCTTCGCGCATACCGACCATCTTTATTATGTGAAATCCGAAGTCAGATTCTACGATCCCGCTGACCTCGTCCGGTTTAAGGTCGAAGATCACAGTCTCGAATTCAGGGATCATATTCCCTTTTGTCAGATACCCGAGATCTCCCCCGCGTTTGGCGACCGGATCGACAGAATACCTGTTCGCGACCCACGCGAACTGTTTTGTCTTCAGAAGCTCCTGGACTTCCTCGGCCTCTTCCAGGGTATTTACCAGAATATGCCTGACCCTGTACTCGTATTTATACTCATCTCCATGACGGATGAAGTAATCCTCGATCTCTTCCTCGCTCACCTGGATCCGTTCTCGCAGTTCGAGAAAGATCAGGTGATCGGCCAGAAATTCTTTTTCAAGCCCCTTTATCCTCGCCCTTACGCGTGGATCGTTCTGAAGCCCTCTGCGAAGAGCTTCCCGGTAGAGGATCTCCAATTCTACCCAGTGCTGTATGAACCTGCTTTTTTCCTCGACGGAAAAGGGGATCTTTTCGCTTTCCGGCAGCAGGTTCTCAAGCTTATCGTCAGTCAGCACGATATCGCCGACTCTTACTATCGCTCCCGCCGGGATCGCGCGCGCGTTATTTTTTTCCGTTTCCGCGCAGCCGGTTATCGCCGCCACCACCAGAAAAAAAGCGATCGGCAATCCGGCCTGTCTCCCGTTTTTCAATTAGCCACCAGCCTTTTACAGTCTGGTCCTGTTCATCTTCGCTTTTTCCAGATTCTTTTCGTAGATCTCTATTACATACGTTTCGCGCCAGTCTTCCATCTTTTTATCAAGAAGCTCCGATCCCTTTTTCTCCATCAGTTGTTTTTTGATCGCGGACTCGGCTTCCTCAAAGGTGGGGATCCCGCCCGGCTCTATCTCGAGCACCTTGATGACAGCCCACCCTCTTGACATTTCGAAAGGGTCTGATATCGAACCGACCGCCGGGAGGGCAAAAGCGACGCCGTCATACTCGAGATAGTTGCCTGAGGGTATAAGCCCCGTTTTTCCCATGTTATCCTTGACGGTTGGATCCTTTGAATATTTTCTGGTCAGCAAGTCAAAACTTTCCTTGGCCCTGGCTTTCTGCGCAACCATATTCGCGGTAGCCTCATCCTCAAGGACTATGATCTGGTAGTTTCTTTTTTCCTTGGTCCTGAACATTTCCCTGCTCTCTTCGTATTCCTCCCTGATCTCTCTTTCAGTAACGCTGATCTCGTCCTGTATCTGATCCTGGTAGAGCCTGTACACGAGGAACTGTTCGAGGCGCTTTTCATAATTTTCCTTTACTTCCGGCACCTCGAGGACCTTGGCCACCTCTTCCGCGTACACGGGAAGAATCCTGTC
Coding sequences:
- the pdxA gene encoding 4-hydroxythreonine-4-phosphate dehydrogenase PdxA yields the protein MKETVEAGMRETRRRIALTIGDPAGIGPEIVTTLLGRGRLDRSDLWIIGSLGPMNKELGEEVSVAAEAVTAEEALSGKRPVAFPAFIDLTGGLDVEQGCPSAESGLISGRSVELAINMAKQGLIDGIVTGPASKEALHLGGYHYNGHTAMLSELMDAPDCQMLMVSGKLRILILTRDIPLAGVSAQITEDLIITGVRVTRDSLVRDFGIKAPVIRVAALNPHAGDGGINGREEIDIIAPAIEKLRAEGIDADGPVPADTLFCSRENKKADAFIALYHDQGMIPFKINGFTGGVNMTIGLPIIRTSVCHGTAYDIAGKSVASTGSLEAALTLAEQCLSKRKEKTGV
- a CDS encoding peptidylprolyl isomerase — encoded protein: MKNGRQAGLPIAFFLVVAAITGCAETEKNNARAIPAGAIVRVGDIVLTDDKLENLLPESEKIPFSVEEKSRFIQHWVELEILYREALRRGLQNDPRVRARIKGLEKEFLADHLIFLELRERIQVSEEEIEDYFIRHGDEYKYEYRVRHILVNTLEEAEEVQELLKTKQFAWVANRYSVDPVAKRGGDLGYLTKGNMIPEFETVIFDLKPDEVSGIVESDFGFHIIKMVGMREARVKVSLDEIRGGIMSRLIMEKREKAFKEFTGALRNSTDIEYFEKNYVPLADVPAENPVSGDTVPEREEQL
- a CDS encoding peptidylprolyl isomerase; amino-acid sequence: MKGLKRVVFAAFFVALSAALSLPAEGEEKDREVIDRVVAIVQDRALLASDIEMEYQQLLMQLQKTSLPASEEKQKREEILDGLVSHLLLVVHAEKLGIEVAEERIESEVDRILNENIRAIGGRDALDVELAKAGITLEQLESQWREKIRANALIESLKYREGLMNEKVTEDDIRKYYREHYNEFEKRPGTVSLAQILIYMKAEKSAEEAAMAKIAEIQKRLEEGADFAETAKSFSEGPSAKYGGSLGFLKLEDLDNPRFEEAVRKLTVSEVSGPVMTEHGIHLIKLEEVSGDEIKLRHILIKIDTDVDATRAMAEKIREDIINGADFAEMARLYSEDWSTKEDGGNIGEIAVNRLPAFFLESIQGLKAGEIAPLVEEEKGFRIIKVNGWTEERPFNLDEARERIRDLIQRESFMKTFEDYVANLKEIYHVDIKSEEER